The Methanocella arvoryzae MRE50 genome includes a region encoding these proteins:
- a CDS encoding type I restriction endonuclease subunit R, which produces MSDSEILEVEDPALEVLTRHLGWKEMFAKDIDRLRTSLKETVITPMLIAAIKRLNPWISTDNANRVARDISNVQATSVLEANEKIHAMLERGVTVVQDKNDGLGIKSHDVFLIDFENPERNEFVAVRQFRVQHYKDIIPDITLFINGIPLVLIECKSPKIQNPMDEGIRQICRYQEMEDADRNMGAPRLFHTVQIVASTFKHKTKYATNYTPRRDWSIWREPFPFTLDDLAKKLGRPPTEQDIFLYGVCSKENLLDIIRTFVVFERESGRTVKKIAKYQQYRAVRNILRGISREKRKGGVVWHWQGSGKSLTMLWTSVKLRLNKELENPTIVIITDRTDLDDQIFSTFKRCGFPNPVKAKSSKHLQELLRDPVGQTIMTTVQKFQDAADMYPVLTENDNIFVLVDEAHRTQYRSLAANMRRAIKNGCFIGFTGTPIFKRDRDTFDKFGPYLDRYDHNQSVQDEVTVPILYESRMPELSVSGKSLDALFDRIFRDYSPEDRERIKQKYATTAAIAMATPRINAICLDIIQHYESHILPNGFKAQIVAENREMAVKYKRTLDSLGAPSSEVLITVGHNESNLMEFQKSKEEEKEVIRRYKEEADPKILVVCDKLLTGFDAPVEQVMYLDSPLREHTLLQAMGRVNRKREGKNFGIVIDYWGVSEDLQEALHMYSAEERQGMILTNYKVEILPRLEMAYRSAITFFDAAKATQKPGETLDEACVRYLAPEDRRAAFDQRFKLFSRYMDMLLPDPRALDFMHDLKWMAGIRMTARNVYREEQTPLDGCSEKVRKLIDEHIKVEGITTLVEAVPIFSQKFDEEIDKLGSAESKASYIEHAIRHEINVKMGDDPVFFESLRIRLERIIKDYIEGRINSAVQLQLLRDLLDSTRAPEKRASEMGLEPDVVPFYSLLAEKFDNVEAMKQVAGDIYSTLKTFAVVDWQHKEDTKREMRKSIKRKLKDVQYPPEQIQDMIAKIMDLAARRLSGYGN; this is translated from the coding sequence ATGTCCGACTCCGAAATCCTCGAAGTCGAAGATCCCGCCCTGGAAGTCCTCACCCGACACCTGGGCTGGAAGGAGATGTTCGCGAAGGACATCGACCGACTGCGCACGTCGCTTAAAGAGACAGTCATTACCCCGATGCTCATCGCCGCAATCAAGCGGCTGAACCCATGGATCAGTACAGACAACGCCAACCGTGTCGCCCGGGACATCTCGAACGTTCAGGCCACGTCAGTATTGGAGGCAAACGAGAAGATCCACGCGATGCTGGAGCGGGGCGTCACTGTCGTGCAGGACAAGAACGACGGCCTCGGCATCAAAAGCCACGATGTCTTTCTCATTGACTTCGAGAACCCGGAGCGCAACGAGTTCGTGGCTGTCCGGCAGTTCAGAGTGCAGCACTACAAAGATATAATTCCTGACATCACTCTGTTCATCAATGGCATACCTCTCGTGCTTATAGAGTGTAAGAGCCCGAAGATCCAGAACCCGATGGATGAGGGAATCAGGCAAATCTGCCGGTACCAGGAGATGGAGGATGCGGACCGGAACATGGGCGCTCCCAGGCTGTTCCATACGGTGCAAATCGTCGCCTCCACCTTCAAGCACAAGACTAAGTACGCGACAAACTATACTCCACGGCGAGACTGGTCGATCTGGCGGGAGCCGTTCCCCTTTACCTTAGACGACCTCGCGAAGAAGCTCGGCAGGCCGCCTACCGAGCAGGATATATTCCTCTATGGCGTCTGCTCTAAAGAGAACCTGCTGGATATCATCCGCACTTTCGTTGTCTTCGAGCGGGAGAGCGGCAGGACTGTCAAAAAGATCGCCAAGTACCAGCAGTACCGGGCAGTCAGGAACATCCTGCGGGGCATATCACGGGAAAAGCGCAAGGGTGGTGTCGTATGGCACTGGCAGGGCAGCGGTAAGAGCCTGACCATGCTCTGGACGTCTGTGAAGCTAAGGCTAAACAAAGAGTTGGAGAACCCGACCATCGTCATCATCACTGATCGGACTGATCTTGACGACCAGATCTTCAGCACGTTCAAGCGGTGCGGCTTCCCCAATCCTGTGAAGGCAAAATCGTCGAAGCACCTGCAGGAACTGTTGCGTGACCCTGTAGGGCAGACGATCATGACTACGGTCCAGAAGTTCCAGGATGCGGCAGACATGTACCCGGTGCTCACCGAGAATGACAACATCTTCGTCCTGGTGGATGAAGCACACCGCACCCAATACCGGTCGCTGGCAGCGAACATGCGCCGTGCTATTAAGAACGGCTGCTTCATCGGCTTCACCGGCACGCCCATCTTCAAGCGTGACCGGGACACCTTCGACAAGTTCGGGCCATACCTCGACCGTTATGATCATAACCAGTCTGTACAGGATGAAGTCACCGTCCCTATCTTATACGAGAGCCGAATGCCCGAGCTGAGCGTGAGCGGCAAATCTCTCGATGCTTTATTTGATCGTATCTTCAGGGACTATTCCCCGGAAGACCGGGAACGGATCAAACAGAAGTACGCTACTACAGCAGCGATAGCTATGGCTACGCCACGTATCAACGCGATATGTCTTGACATTATCCAGCACTATGAAAGCCATATTCTGCCAAATGGCTTCAAGGCCCAGATAGTTGCCGAGAACAGGGAGATGGCAGTCAAGTACAAGAGAACTCTGGACAGCCTCGGAGCGCCATCGAGCGAGGTACTGATCACAGTCGGCCACAACGAGTCGAACCTGATGGAGTTCCAGAAGTCAAAAGAAGAGGAGAAGGAGGTCATCCGCCGCTACAAGGAAGAGGCCGACCCGAAAATCCTCGTGGTATGCGACAAGCTTCTGACCGGGTTCGATGCTCCGGTCGAGCAGGTCATGTACCTCGATAGCCCGCTGCGTGAGCATACGCTGTTACAGGCAATGGGTCGTGTCAACCGGAAGCGGGAGGGCAAGAACTTCGGCATCGTCATCGATTACTGGGGCGTTTCAGAAGACCTGCAGGAAGCCCTGCACATGTACAGTGCCGAGGAGCGGCAGGGCATGATCCTGACCAACTATAAAGTGGAGATTCTGCCCCGGCTGGAAATGGCATACAGGAGCGCGATCACTTTCTTCGACGCCGCGAAGGCGACACAGAAGCCGGGAGAGACGCTCGATGAGGCATGCGTCAGGTATCTGGCTCCCGAAGATCGCAGGGCTGCATTTGATCAGCGGTTCAAGCTATTCTCCAGGTACATGGACATGCTGCTGCCAGATCCCCGGGCGCTTGACTTCATGCATGATCTGAAATGGATGGCCGGCATCCGCATGACTGCCCGTAACGTCTACCGTGAAGAGCAGACACCGCTGGACGGCTGCAGCGAGAAAGTTCGCAAGCTGATCGATGAGCACATCAAAGTCGAAGGCATTACTACCCTCGTGGAGGCAGTACCGATCTTTTCCCAGAAGTTCGATGAAGAGATCGACAAGCTCGGCTCTGCTGAGTCTAAAGCCAGCTACATCGAGCATGCGATCAGGCATGAGATCAACGTGAAGATGGGTGATGATCCGGTATTCTTCGAATCTTTAAGGATTCGCCTTGAGCGTATTATAAAGGACTACATCGAAGGAAGGATAAACTCAGCCGTACAGCTCCAGCTATTAAGAGATCTTCTCGATAGTACTCGGGCACCAGAAAAGAGAGCTTCTGAGATGGGGCTTGAGCCAGACGTAGTCCCATTCTACTCCCTGCTGGCCGAAAAGTTCGATAATGTCGAGGCTATGAAACAGGTTGCCGGTGATATATATTCGACATTGAAGACCTTTGCAGTCGTAGACTGGCAGCATAAGGAGGATACCAAACGCGAAATGCGGAAAAGCATCAAGCGAAAACTGAAGGATGTCCAGTATCCTCCTGAACAAATTCAAGATATGATTGCTAAGATCATGGACCTCGCCGCCCGGAGGCTATCCGGCTATGGAAACTGA
- a CDS encoding M48 family metallopeptidase: METDCIQFGTTTIQYELIRSRRRKNATITVLPDRTVQIAVPQDTNRDQAQSLMIKKAPWVIKKIDMFQCISPEVASKEYVSGETFLYLGRQYRLKILKTKSESSAKLVGKYLYVSVPESVRSDKSEYAKKLVYEWYRTHAAEKIKEVINFYCKRSNLPVPAFVVKNQLKRWGSCTAKNQLIFNTRIAMAPVSQLEYVVAHELCHMRFRDHSPKFWSMLKSVMPEYEKRKEALKNDGWKYEF, from the coding sequence ATGGAAACTGACTGTATTCAATTTGGAACTACAACAATTCAGTACGAGTTAATCAGGAGCAGGCGCAGGAAAAATGCAACGATCACTGTCCTTCCAGATAGGACTGTGCAGATCGCTGTTCCACAGGATACTAATAGAGATCAGGCGCAGTCCCTGATGATAAAAAAAGCCCCTTGGGTGATTAAAAAAATCGATATGTTTCAGTGTATCAGCCCTGAAGTTGCCAGTAAAGAGTATGTGAGCGGTGAAACGTTTCTATACCTTGGCAGGCAGTACCGGTTAAAAATACTAAAAACTAAATCAGAGTCATCCGCAAAACTAGTAGGCAAATACTTATATGTCAGTGTTCCAGAAAGTGTTAGATCAGATAAGAGCGAGTATGCTAAAAAATTAGTATACGAGTGGTACCGGACACATGCTGCCGAAAAAATTAAAGAAGTCATTAACTTTTATTGTAAAAGATCAAATCTGCCAGTGCCTGCATTCGTTGTTAAGAATCAATTAAAGCGATGGGGTAGCTGTACTGCTAAGAATCAATTGATCTTTAACACAAGAATTGCTATGGCTCCTGTCTCTCAGCTTGAATATGTTGTTGCACATGAGCTTTGCCACATGAGATTTAGAGATCATTCACCGAAGTTTTGGAGTATGTTAAAGTCTGTCATGCCTGAATATGAGAAACGGAAAGAAGCACTGAAAAATGATGGATGGAAATACGAATTTTAA
- a CDS encoding carboxypeptidase-like regulatory domain-containing protein, giving the protein MMETRKLITGLLILATIVLAAYGAATAAVSAQAAGNSGTVTGTIYDSIGNLVPDADVYLCDDQGIVTGLTATDGNGTYTYTELDPGNYSVIVQVDGYAWHKKFRVSAGALNESNVYIPDYIHYPMVTPWPALNAKDNSTSTDNTKVATVTPTPEPARTNETIVHTAPDMSPEVESGPAGEEESGGSPLDDFINGIVSFFKSILGMPE; this is encoded by the coding sequence ATGATGGAAACCCGAAAGCTGATTACAGGCCTGCTAATTCTGGCCACTATTGTCTTAGCCGCATACGGCGCGGCTACGGCTGCAGTTTCCGCGCAGGCGGCCGGCAATTCAGGCACCGTCACCGGCACGATCTACGATTCCATCGGCAACCTCGTGCCTGACGCTGACGTATACCTGTGCGACGATCAGGGCATCGTCACCGGGCTTACCGCAACGGACGGAAACGGGACATATACGTATACAGAGCTGGACCCGGGTAACTACTCGGTTATCGTTCAGGTGGACGGGTACGCCTGGCATAAGAAGTTCAGGGTGTCCGCGGGAGCCCTGAACGAGTCGAACGTTTACATACCCGATTACATCCACTACCCGATGGTCACCCCGTGGCCGGCCCTGAATGCGAAAGATAACTCTACATCAACTGACAACACGAAAGTGGCCACAGTAACTCCTACGCCTGAGCCCGCCCGGACAAACGAGACTATCGTCCACACGGCGCCGGATATGAGTCCCGAAGTCGAAAGCGGGCCTGCAGGGGAAGAGGAGAGCGGTGGATCGCCCTTAGACGATTTCATTAACGGCATCGTGAGCTTCTTTAAATCAATTTTGGGGATGCCAGAGTAA
- a CDS encoding M48 family metallopeptidase, whose product MGLSTSEPGSIRYGAETISFSIVRSPRRKTACITVYPSGEVRLTVPARTSEAQARRYVEQKAGWVLGKLKAFEAQGARDVKKRYVDGEIFLFLGREYALQISRGPEPLVTLGDKTLNVFVQDPGDREAIRSAVFGWYRFQAETYLREPVASYARALDVFPPPFKVKNQSKRWGSCTAKNLLNFNLKIVMAPLEQLEYVAAHEVCHIKVKDHSPRYWAVLKSIMPDCDTRKKALKTEGWKYEL is encoded by the coding sequence ATGGGCCTATCCACATCTGAACCTGGCAGCATCCGGTACGGCGCCGAGACTATCAGCTTTTCCATAGTCCGCAGCCCCCGGCGGAAGACGGCCTGCATCACTGTGTACCCTTCAGGCGAGGTGAGGCTGACGGTGCCCGCCCGGACCAGCGAGGCCCAGGCCCGGCGGTACGTGGAGCAGAAGGCCGGGTGGGTGCTCGGCAAGCTCAAAGCCTTCGAAGCGCAGGGCGCCCGGGACGTGAAGAAGCGGTACGTCGACGGAGAAATCTTCCTATTTCTCGGCCGGGAGTACGCGCTGCAAATTTCCCGGGGGCCCGAGCCCCTGGTGACGCTCGGGGATAAGACGCTGAACGTGTTCGTCCAGGACCCGGGTGACAGGGAGGCGATCAGGTCGGCGGTATTCGGGTGGTACCGTTTCCAGGCCGAAACTTATCTCCGGGAGCCCGTGGCCTCCTACGCGAGGGCGCTCGACGTTTTCCCGCCCCCATTCAAGGTGAAGAACCAGTCGAAGCGGTGGGGCAGCTGCACGGCGAAAAACCTGCTCAACTTCAACCTGAAGATCGTCATGGCTCCCCTGGAGCAGCTGGAATATGTGGCCGCCCATGAAGTCTGCCACATTAAGGTGAAAGACCATTCCCCCCGGTACTGGGCTGTCCTGAAGTCGATCATGCCGGACTGCGACACGAGAAAGAAGGCGCTGAAAACTGAGGGGTGGAAATATGAATTATAG
- the mcrD gene encoding methyl-coenzyme M reductase operon protein D: protein MSRFNTPISGKRNEKGLMQIEVFPLRVLNVETAQKLIDELNKIDGITRMVVHGPRLPRENPDDLLEGKFGATDKKYLNIKGEQVELTVQVGRIWIEITDTPVIEQVRAAAEKTLPFPFEMYEGVYIRTKKTLSDYVRKGGNVDDISVGLFDPKAKARSSCCSTKGD, encoded by the coding sequence ATGTCCAGATTCAACACACCAATATCCGGCAAGAGGAACGAGAAAGGGCTGATGCAGATCGAGGTTTTCCCGCTCAGGGTGCTCAACGTGGAGACGGCGCAGAAGCTGATCGACGAGCTGAACAAGATCGACGGCATCACGAGGATGGTCGTGCACGGCCCCCGGCTGCCAAGGGAGAACCCCGACGACCTGCTGGAAGGCAAGTTCGGCGCCACGGACAAGAAGTACCTGAACATCAAGGGCGAGCAGGTGGAGCTCACGGTGCAGGTCGGCAGGATCTGGATCGAGATCACCGACACGCCGGTCATCGAACAGGTCCGCGCCGCGGCGGAGAAGACGCTGCCCTTCCCGTTCGAGATGTACGAGGGAGTGTACATACGGACGAAGAAGACGCTCAGCGACTACGTGCGCAAGGGCGGAAACGTCGACGACATCAGCGTTGGTCTGTTCGACCCCAAGGCCAAGGCCAGGTCTTCGTGCTGTAGCACGAAGGGCGACTAA
- the rsgA gene encoding ribosome small subunit-dependent GTPase A — translation MTIVDPTLKKLGWNAFFGQNFRQYAGAYEPGRVSTVHKTGYLVYTKDGEVRARAAGSLRQNGDQPATGDWVALSRDATGTATIHAILPRKSKFSRKDAGRVTGEQVLVTNIDTVFLVTSLNKDFNLRRLERYLAIARDSGAEPVVILSKADICDDVASRIAAVKEIAPDVAVHAISSAENRGLEQLSAYLQEGRTVALLGSSGVGKSTLVNALEGREVQKTGDIREDDSRGRHVTTERTLIMLEKGGIIIDNPGMRELQLWDAGDGLLSQFADIEALGKQCKFSDCRHETEPGCAIKKALSDGTLSVVRLESYRKLQKEQLAIERKKNPALMAEERKKWKKIGQLGEAIRKSKERGDYRS, via the coding sequence ATGACCATTGTGGATCCAACACTTAAAAAACTGGGCTGGAACGCCTTTTTTGGACAGAATTTCAGACAATACGCCGGAGCGTACGAGCCGGGCCGGGTCTCGACCGTGCACAAAACCGGTTACCTTGTATATACTAAAGACGGAGAAGTCCGGGCAAGAGCTGCGGGCAGCCTCCGCCAGAACGGCGATCAGCCTGCCACTGGTGACTGGGTAGCCCTCTCTAGAGACGCTACTGGCACGGCAACCATCCACGCCATCCTGCCCCGGAAGAGCAAGTTTTCCCGGAAGGACGCTGGCCGGGTCACGGGCGAGCAGGTGCTCGTCACCAACATCGACACCGTCTTCCTCGTCACTTCGCTCAATAAGGACTTCAACCTGAGGCGGCTGGAGCGCTACCTCGCCATCGCCAGGGATAGCGGCGCGGAGCCGGTCGTGATCCTGAGCAAGGCCGACATCTGCGATGATGTGGCCTCGAGAATCGCCGCCGTCAAGGAAATCGCCCCCGACGTCGCGGTACACGCCATCAGTTCCGCCGAAAACCGGGGCCTGGAGCAGCTCTCGGCGTATCTGCAGGAAGGCCGCACCGTCGCACTCCTTGGCTCGTCGGGCGTCGGCAAGTCCACCCTCGTCAACGCCCTCGAAGGCCGGGAGGTCCAGAAGACCGGCGATATCCGGGAGGACGACAGCCGGGGCAGGCACGTCACCACCGAGCGTACTCTCATTATGCTGGAGAAAGGCGGCATCATCATCGACAATCCCGGCATGAGGGAGCTGCAGCTCTGGGACGCCGGGGACGGGCTGCTGAGCCAGTTCGCCGACATCGAAGCGCTCGGGAAACAGTGCAAGTTCTCCGACTGCAGGCACGAGACCGAGCCCGGCTGCGCTATCAAAAAGGCGCTCAGCGACGGCACCCTCTCAGTCGTCCGGCTGGAAAGCTACCGCAAACTCCAGAAAGAGCAGCTCGCCATCGAGCGGAAGAAGAACCCTGCACTGATGGCCGAGGAGCGGAAGAAGTGGAAGAAGATCGGCCAGCTGGGAGAGGCTATCCGGAAGAGCAAGGAGCGCGGGGATTACAGAAGCTGA
- a CDS encoding winged helix-turn-helix transcriptional regulator, with protein sequence MQKKKYHGPVEATADILSGRWKPLILWALRDGTLRFGQIEEELSAYKPNITQRMLTKQLRELENDGLIARKVYPEVPPRVEYTLTERYRSLMPIVEQMYNWGKEHMADRIEHE encoded by the coding sequence ATGCAAAAGAAGAAGTACCACGGCCCGGTCGAGGCGACCGCAGACATTCTCAGCGGCAGGTGGAAACCCTTGATCCTCTGGGCTTTGAGAGACGGGACGCTCAGGTTCGGGCAGATCGAGGAAGAGCTCTCGGCCTATAAGCCTAACATCACCCAGAGGATGCTGACGAAGCAATTGCGCGAGCTGGAAAACGACGGGCTCATAGCCAGGAAAGTGTACCCGGAGGTGCCGCCCAGAGTGGAGTACACGCTGACAGAGCGATACAGGTCGCTGATGCCGATCGTCGAGCAGATGTACAACTGGGGCAAAGAGCACATGGCCGACCGGATCGAGCACGAGTGA
- the dmpI gene encoding 4-oxalocrotonate tautomerase DmpI — translation MPIITLEMGPLTTEQKEKLIVAFTRDVCEVTGMPAEAMVVLIRELPRENMGVAGQQVSKIRR, via the coding sequence ATGCCAATTATTACACTGGAAATGGGGCCGCTGACGACCGAACAGAAGGAGAAGCTCATCGTCGCCTTCACCCGGGACGTCTGCGAAGTGACCGGAATGCCGGCCGAGGCGATGGTGGTGCTCATACGGGAGCTCCCCCGCGAAAACATGGGCGTGGCGGGCCAGCAAGTGTCGAAGATCAGGCGCTAA
- a CDS encoding flavodoxin family protein — protein MKVFGICGSPRLGGTDYAVNYALNLLREKGCETRYFHVRGKDIKFCIHCDYCVREKKGCVHKDGLAEYYEGMMWADGIIIGTPCYHGMLSGQVKTLMDRSRAILAKDPEILKGKIGMGLAVGGDRAGGQEIALQQIHEYYILNEMIPSGGGSFGANLGGALWSQDRGAEGIAADEYGLKTVRKTVKRFYDLMEKTRGNSDG, from the coding sequence ATGAAAGTTTTTGGCATCTGCGGCAGCCCCCGGCTGGGAGGCACCGACTATGCGGTCAACTACGCGCTTAATCTCCTTAGAGAGAAGGGCTGTGAGACCAGGTACTTCCACGTGAGGGGCAAGGACATCAAGTTCTGCATCCACTGCGATTACTGCGTCAGGGAGAAGAAAGGCTGCGTTCACAAGGACGGGCTGGCCGAGTACTATGAAGGCATGATGTGGGCTGACGGCATCATCATAGGCACGCCCTGCTACCACGGCATGCTGAGCGGCCAGGTCAAGACGCTGATGGACCGATCCCGGGCCATCCTGGCGAAGGACCCCGAGATCCTGAAAGGCAAGATCGGCATGGGCCTCGCAGTAGGCGGCGACCGGGCCGGCGGCCAGGAGATCGCCCTCCAGCAGATCCACGAATACTACATACTCAACGAGATGATCCCCTCCGGCGGAGGCAGCTTCGGGGCCAACCTCGGCGGGGCGCTGTGGTCGCAGGACCGGGGCGCAGAGGGCATCGCGGCCGACGAGTACGGGCTGAAGACGGTGCGTAAGACAGTTAAGCGGTTTTATGATCTAATGGAGAAGACGAGAGGTAATTCCGATGGTTAA
- the afpA gene encoding archaeoflavoprotein AfpA codes for MVKIAWGITGCGDKIEEIAHMMVDLKRQYDLNVDIYISKNAKLVLKWYKLWQMLENEFYDIRVEVDANSPFLVGKLQTGHYDMFLVAPVTANSTAKIAHGISDTLITNAVSQGAKARVPIYLYPPDNKPGELETILPGGKKLTLYIRDVDVENVDRIRKMDSITVLEDVADIRRVIEDFIKAHPEAK; via the coding sequence ATGGTTAAGATAGCATGGGGCATCACAGGATGCGGGGATAAAATCGAAGAAATCGCCCACATGATGGTCGATCTCAAAAGGCAGTACGACCTGAACGTGGACATCTACATCTCCAAGAACGCGAAGCTTGTGCTGAAATGGTACAAGCTCTGGCAGATGCTGGAGAACGAGTTCTACGACATAAGAGTAGAGGTCGACGCCAACTCCCCATTCCTGGTCGGAAAACTGCAGACCGGCCACTACGACATGTTCCTCGTCGCCCCCGTCACCGCCAACTCCACGGCCAAAATAGCGCACGGCATCTCCGACACGCTGATCACCAACGCAGTATCCCAGGGCGCCAAGGCAAGAGTGCCCATCTACCTGTACCCGCCCGACAATAAGCCCGGCGAGCTGGAGACGATCTTACCGGGCGGTAAAAAATTGACGCTGTACATCCGGGATGTGGACGTGGAGAACGTGGACAGGATCAGGAAGATGGATTCAATTACGGTGCTTGAGGATGTGGCGGATATCAGGCGGGTTATTGAGGACTTCATCAAGGCTCACCCGGAGGCAAAATAA